GCCAGCACGGGCCGCTTGCCGGCGAAGGACAGCGAAGACACAGAACCTCCCTGGGTGATCAGACAGCCGACGTTAACGCTCGTTACCTCGGGAAAAACCCGGAAGTTGCGTTCCTCACCGTCCACTCGTCCGGGTGGACCCGATCAGGGATGGCCCCGGGCCTGCCGATGACGAAGGGGGTGACTACGAACTGTCACGCGACCGAGGAGGCCGGTGCATGCGAAACGCCAGGAAGAGGACATTCCGGTTGCTGGCGGTGACGACGCTGGCCACGCCGTTCCTGGCCGCCGCCGCGTCGGGCGCGTCCACCGGATGGGCGTCTTCCGGCGCGATCGACGTGACCATCGACAACGAGCACATCGTCACCGGTGAGCTGGCGAAATGCACCGTCGACGGTCCCTACAGCGCCCGGACGCCCGGCGGCGAGACCGGCGACATCGCGGTGTTCGGCGTCGGCGAGACCGGCTGCGGCCGGTCCGGCGCGGTGTCGGTCGCGCAGGCGTCCGGGCACCGGTTCGCGACCAGCGTGCTGAAGCGCTTCGGTGGCCCGGCGCTGTCCGTGCGCACCTACTCGGCCAAGTGCGCGACGACGGAGACCGGCAGCCTCGGCGAGGTCGCGATCGGCGCGGTCGAGGGGATCACCGTGCCCGCGCAGATCCCGCCGAACGACCGGATCGTCATCCCGGGCGGCCCGGCGGGCACCGCGCTGGCGACGGTGATCCTCAACGAGACCGTGACGCCCCAGCCGCCGGACGGCAGCCTGGTGACGCACGCGGTGCACATCAAGCTGTTCCCGCAGGGCGGCCCGGCGAGCGGCGACATCTACCTGGGCACGGCCGCCTGCGACCCGTTCGGGAAGAAGTAGCGCCTCGGGGCCGGTCAAGCCGTGGCGAAGCGGCCGGCCGCCGCGACGAACTCGCCCGCCCGCGCGGCCAGGTCCGGCAGGCTGCCGCTCGGCGAGAGCGCGTCGCCCAGCAACGGGGTCGCCGCCGCGATCGCGATCGCGCCCGCTCGCAGGTAGCCCTCGACGTCGGCCAGGTGGACGCCGCCGGTCGGGACCAGCGGGACGTCCGGCAGCGGCGCCCGGATCGCGCGCAGGTAGGCGACCCCGCCCACCGCCGCGACCGGGAACACCTTGACCGCGGCTGCGCCGAGGCGCCAGGCCTGGTCGATCTCCGTCGGCGTCAGCGCGCCGCAGACCACCGGGGTGTCCAGGTCGGCGGCGCGCTCCAGGACGGCCGGGTTCACCGTCGGCGTGATCAGGTACGCGGCGCCCGCGTCGACCGCGATGTCCACATCGGACGGTTCGCGGACGCTGCCCGCGCCGATCAGCGCGTCTTCGCCGAGAGCGAGGCGCAGCGCGGTGATCGCCGCGGGCGCGCCCGGCGTCGTCAGCGTCGCTTCGAGCAGGCGGACGCCCGCCGCGTGCAGCACCATCGCCGCGTCGGCGAAGCGGGCCGCGTCGGGCGCGCGCAGGATCGCGACCAGCCGGTGTTCGGCCAGCGAGGCCCGCAGGTCCTTCACTCCGCCGACCCGACGAACGCCATGCCGGTGTGGGTGACCCCGGCCTGGTCGAAGTCCTCGATCGTCGCGTCCACCGTCGGCTGCGAGCCGCCGACGGTCAGGTCCAGCAGCACCCGGACCCCGAAGCCGGCACGAGCCGCGTCGAGCGCCGTCGCGCGGACGCAGAAGTCCGTGGCGATGCCGACGACGTCGACGTCGGTGACGTCGTGCTCGCGCAGCCAGGCTTCCAGGGACTTCCCGTCGCGGGCCGCGCCCTCGAAGCCGGAGTAGGCGGCGCTGTACTCGCCCTTGGAGAAGACCTCGCCGATCGGGACGACGTCGAGCGCGGGGTGGAACGACGCGCCCGGCGTGCCGGCGACGCAGTGCACCGGCCAGCTGTCCTTGAAGTCGGGCGTCTCGCTGAAGTGGGCGCCCGGGTCGATGTGGTTGTCCCGGGTGGCCACGACGTGGCTGTACCCGCCCTCGGCGGCCTGCTTCGAGATGGCGGCGGCCGCGGCGGCCCCGCCCGGCAGGCCGAGCGAACCCCCTTCGCAGAAGTCGTTCTGCACGTCCACCACGATCAGCGCGGTACCCATGGTCGGACTCCGTTTCAGAGACAGTGTCTTTACAA
The window above is part of the Amycolatopsis camponoti genome. Proteins encoded here:
- a CDS encoding choice-of-anchor P family protein, with amino-acid sequence MLAVTTLATPFLAAAASGASTGWASSGAIDVTIDNEHIVTGELAKCTVDGPYSARTPGGETGDIAVFGVGETGCGRSGAVSVAQASGHRFATSVLKRFGGPALSVRTYSAKCATTETGSLGEVAIGAVEGITVPAQIPPNDRIVIPGGPAGTALATVILNETVTPQPPDGSLVTHAVHIKLFPQGGPASGDIYLGTAACDPFGKK
- a CDS encoding bifunctional 4-hydroxy-2-oxoglutarate aldolase/2-dehydro-3-deoxy-phosphogluconate aldolase, which translates into the protein MKDLRASLAEHRLVAILRAPDAARFADAAMVLHAAGVRLLEATLTTPGAPAAITALRLALGEDALIGAGSVREPSDVDIAVDAGAAYLITPTVNPAVLERAADLDTPVVCGALTPTEIDQAWRLGAAAVKVFPVAAVGGVAYLRAIRAPLPDVPLVPTGGVHLADVEGYLRAGAIAIAAATPLLGDALSPSGSLPDLAARAGEFVAAAGRFATA
- a CDS encoding isochorismatase family protein, with product MGTALIVVDVQNDFCEGGSLGLPGGAAAAAAISKQAAEGGYSHVVATRDNHIDPGAHFSETPDFKDSWPVHCVAGTPGASFHPALDVVPIGEVFSKGEYSAAYSGFEGAARDGKSLEAWLREHDVTDVDVVGIATDFCVRATALDAARAGFGVRVLLDLTVGGSQPTVDATIEDFDQAGVTHTGMAFVGSAE